The following coding sequences lie in one Mesorhizobium sp. NZP2298 genomic window:
- a CDS encoding hemerythrin domain-containing protein — MQSEGGDLNKETQHGPTRSWTSAAFSRQAGTEAIPGEVMRLAHREKLELCFSLESIADALPNVDRLKCLGTAKKIVPLLRDIHGFEERVIFPAYEAHLTPAEAKLASTSRLRIEHLEDQCFAGEVAETLLAIGHGDPIESAEAVGFMLRGFFEGLRRHIAFEREHVLPRIVISDEGPDA, encoded by the coding sequence GTGCAATCAGAAGGTGGCGATTTGAACAAGGAAACGCAGCACGGGCCAACCCGCTCATGGACAAGTGCGGCTTTCTCGCGCCAGGCCGGCACAGAGGCGATTCCGGGCGAGGTCATGAGGCTTGCCCATCGGGAAAAGCTGGAGCTCTGCTTCTCGCTGGAAAGCATTGCCGATGCACTGCCGAACGTCGACCGCCTCAAATGTCTTGGAACGGCCAAGAAGATCGTTCCGCTGCTCCGTGACATTCATGGGTTTGAGGAGAGGGTAATTTTCCCTGCGTATGAGGCGCACTTGACTCCGGCCGAGGCCAAACTTGCCTCTACCAGCCGGTTGCGCATCGAGCACCTTGAGGATCAATGCTTCGCTGGCGAGGTGGCCGAAACGCTCCTAGCGATCGGTCATGGTGATCCGATAGAGAGCGCGGAAGCTGTCGGATTCATGCTACGCGGCTTCTTCGAAGGCTTGCGGCGACACATCGCTTTCGAACGCGAGCATGTCCTGCCGCGGATCGTAATAAGCGACGAAGGCCCCGACGCTTAG
- a CDS encoding Crp/Fnr family transcriptional regulator, which translates to MTVRQDIHSSGIPVLCLSCAARHRGVCAALDPNHLVGLAKTSSRHKLEPGVELIADAEAVDSYSNLLSGVVKLTKCLSDGRQQIVGLRFAPDFLGRPFKVKSTINVEAATSVSLCSFPKAAVERIMKESPGLEHRLLKQTLDELDEALEWMVTLGRKTAPEKVASFLLMIARNMDSSIDPAAGSACFDLPLTRADISDFLGLTNETVSRQLTRLRADGAIRIENKRHVTVDSMSRLEQRCGGRGARQPAFVNET; encoded by the coding sequence ATGACAGTACGGCAAGACATTCACAGTTCCGGCATTCCCGTTCTTTGCCTGTCTTGCGCAGCACGACATCGCGGCGTCTGCGCTGCGCTCGATCCAAACCATTTGGTTGGGCTCGCCAAAACTTCGTCGCGGCACAAGCTCGAGCCGGGGGTCGAACTGATCGCCGACGCCGAGGCCGTCGACAGTTATTCAAACTTGCTTTCAGGCGTTGTGAAGCTGACGAAGTGCCTTTCGGACGGCCGCCAGCAGATTGTCGGTCTTCGGTTCGCACCGGATTTTCTGGGACGGCCCTTCAAGGTGAAAAGCACGATCAATGTGGAAGCGGCAACCTCCGTCTCGCTGTGCTCGTTTCCGAAGGCGGCCGTTGAACGGATAATGAAGGAATCACCGGGACTCGAGCATCGCCTGCTCAAGCAGACGCTGGACGAACTCGACGAGGCACTTGAATGGATGGTGACTCTCGGGCGCAAGACCGCACCGGAGAAGGTGGCGAGCTTTCTCCTCATGATCGCCCGGAATATGGATTCCAGTATCGACCCGGCGGCTGGGTCGGCATGCTTCGATCTGCCGCTGACACGTGCCGACATCTCTGATTTCCTTGGACTGACGAACGAGACCGTGAGCCGCCAGCTTACGCGATTGCGGGCTGACGGCGCGATCCGGATCGAGAACAAACGCCATGTAACGGTCGACAGCATGAGCCGGCTGGAGCAGCGCTGCGGCGGCCGAGGCGCGCGGCAACCGGCCTTTGTGAATGAGACCTAA
- the ccoN gene encoding cytochrome-c oxidase, cbb3-type subunit I, producing the protein MKFGTEIVVLSLFAFAALVAAGFGVEGPFRQHMGVLFFAVAGFTAILLRNTDFKPAAPIDTSAYMDGPIRYGAIATVFWGVVGMLVGVIIALQLAYPHLNIQPWFNFGRLRPLHTSGVVFAFGGNALLCTSLYVVQRTCRARLFGGDLAWFVFWGYQLFIVMAATGYLLGITEAREYAEPEWYVDLWLTIVWVAYLILFLGTILKRKEPHIYVANWFYLSFIVTIAMLHVVNNLSMPASFLGSKSYSAFSGVQDALTQWWYGHNAVGFFLTAGFLGMMYYFVPKQANRPVYSYRLSIVHFWAIIFLYIWAGPHHLHYTALPDWAQTLGMAFSIMLWMPSWGGMINGLMTLSGAWDKLRTDPIIRMMVMAVAFYGMSTFEGPIMSIKTVNSLSHYTDWTIGHVHSGALGWVGMISFGAIYYMVPKLWNRDRLYSMRLVTWHFWLATLGIVVYAAVMWVSGIMQGLMWREYDEQGFLVYSFAETVAAMHPFYVMRAIGGAMYLTGALLMAWNVTMTILGHQREEQPMPGSEPALRPAE; encoded by the coding sequence ATGAAATTCGGCACGGAGATCGTCGTTCTAAGCCTGTTTGCTTTTGCGGCCCTGGTGGCTGCCGGCTTCGGCGTAGAAGGACCTTTTCGCCAGCATATGGGGGTTTTGTTCTTCGCCGTGGCTGGCTTTACCGCGATCCTGCTGCGCAACACAGATTTCAAGCCGGCGGCTCCGATCGACACCTCCGCCTACATGGATGGCCCGATCCGCTACGGAGCCATTGCAACGGTATTCTGGGGCGTCGTCGGCATGCTCGTCGGTGTGATCATTGCCCTGCAGCTGGCATACCCTCACCTCAACATCCAACCCTGGTTCAATTTCGGCCGGCTGCGGCCGCTGCACACATCCGGCGTCGTCTTCGCCTTCGGCGGCAACGCTTTGCTTTGCACGTCTCTCTATGTCGTGCAGCGCACGTGCCGCGCCCGGCTGTTTGGCGGTGATCTCGCTTGGTTCGTGTTCTGGGGTTACCAGCTGTTCATCGTCATGGCCGCGACCGGCTACCTGCTCGGCATCACCGAAGCCCGCGAATACGCCGAACCCGAATGGTATGTGGATCTCTGGCTGACCATCGTCTGGGTCGCCTATCTCATCCTGTTCCTCGGCACGATCCTGAAGCGCAAGGAACCGCATATCTACGTCGCCAACTGGTTCTACCTGTCCTTCATCGTGACAATCGCGATGCTGCATGTGGTCAACAATCTGTCGATGCCGGCCTCCTTCCTCGGCTCCAAGAGCTATTCCGCCTTCTCCGGCGTCCAGGACGCCTTGACGCAATGGTGGTATGGCCACAACGCCGTCGGCTTCTTCCTCACCGCCGGGTTCCTCGGCATGATGTATTATTTCGTGCCCAAGCAGGCGAACCGGCCGGTCTATTCCTACCGCCTGTCAATCGTCCACTTCTGGGCGATCATCTTTCTCTACATCTGGGCTGGCCCGCACCACCTGCATTACACCGCCTTACCCGACTGGGCGCAGACGCTCGGCATGGCGTTCTCGATCATGCTGTGGATGCCCTCATGGGGCGGTATGATCAATGGCCTGATGACGCTGTCTGGCGCCTGGGACAAGCTGCGCACCGATCCGATCATCCGCATGATGGTGATGGCAGTCGCCTTCTACGGCATGTCGACCTTCGAAGGTCCGATTATGTCGATCAAGACGGTCAATTCGCTGTCGCACTACACGGACTGGACCATCGGCCATGTCCATTCCGGCGCGCTCGGCTGGGTTGGCATGATCTCGTTCGGCGCAATCTACTACATGGTGCCGAAACTGTGGAACCGCGACCGGCTCTATTCGATGCGCCTCGTCACCTGGCATTTCTGGCTGGCGACGCTGGGAATCGTCGTCTACGCCGCGGTGATGTGGGTGTCCGGCATCATGCAGGGCCTGATGTGGCGCGAATACGATGAGCAGGGTTTCCTCGTCTACTCCTTCGCCGAAACCGTCGCCGCCATGCATCCCTTCTACGTCATGCGCGCCATCGGCGGTGCGATGTACCTCACCGGCGCCCTGCTCATGGCCTGGAACGTGACCATGACCATTCTTGGCCACCAGCGCGAAGAGCAACCAATGCCAGGTTCCGAGCCCGCCCTCCGGCCTGCCGAATAG